Proteins from a single region of Nitrospiria bacterium:
- a CDS encoding (2Fe-2S)-binding protein → MRFYLNVNGSVHEVDVPPGAPLLGILRDDLNLTGTRYGCGRGVCGACFVLADGRAVAACTLGVEEAAGKAITTVEGLGRGETLHPVQQAFVEEDAMQCGYCTGGMLISAAALLARTPRPTDDEIRDALAPNLCRCGIYLRALRAVKRAIP, encoded by the coding sequence ATGCGCTTTTACTTGAATGTCAACGGCTCTGTTCACGAGGTCGACGTCCCGCCCGGCGCCCCGCTGCTCGGCATTCTCCGCGACGATCTTAATTTGACCGGGACCCGCTACGGCTGCGGCCGCGGGGTTTGCGGCGCCTGTTTTGTCCTTGCGGACGGACGCGCCGTCGCGGCCTGCACACTGGGCGTCGAAGAGGCGGCCGGGAAGGCGATCACGACGGTCGAGGGCCTGGGCCGGGGCGAAACGCTTCATCCGGTCCAGCAGGCCTTCGTGGAGGAGGACGCGATGCAGTGCGGCTACTGCACCGGCGGGATGCTGATCTCGGCGGCGGCGCTTCTGGCGCGGACGCCCCGTCCGACGGACGACGAGATCCGGGACGCGCTCGCGCCGAACCTTTGCCGCTGCGGTATTTACCTTCGCGCACTGCGCGCCGTGAAAAGGGCGATCCCGTGA